Proteins co-encoded in one Pelobates fuscus isolate aPelFus1 chromosome 5, aPelFus1.pri, whole genome shotgun sequence genomic window:
- the CTXN3 gene encoding cortexin-3 isoform X1: MDQVFCWQEQESQIESQAFYHAFDAVMRRKKTFWSCLISFSWTMDGETLPSTLLPTLNASYGSSITLEQKTTFAFVVLLFIILGVLIVRCFRILLDPYRSMPTSTWADGVTGLEKGQFDYALA, from the coding sequence AAAGTCAGATCGAGTCACAAGCTTTCTATCATGCTTTTGATGCCGTtatgaggagaaaaaaaacattctggAGTTGCTTGATTTCTTTCTCCTGGACAATGGATGGAGAGACTTTGCCTTCCACCCTGTTGCCTACACTGAATGCTTCATATGGTTCCTCCATCACACTGGAGCAGAAGACAACATTTGCCTTTGTAGTCTTATTGTTCATCATTTTAGGTGTCTTGATTGTTAGATGTTTCAGAATTCTTTTAGATCCTTACAGAAGTATGCCAACTTCAACTTGGGCAGATGGTGTTACTGGATTGGAAAAAGGACAGTTTGACTATGCACTGGCCTAA
- the CTXN3 gene encoding cortexin-3 isoform X2, with the protein MRRKKTFWSCLISFSWTMDGETLPSTLLPTLNASYGSSITLEQKTTFAFVVLLFIILGVLIVRCFRILLDPYRSMPTSTWADGVTGLEKGQFDYALA; encoded by the coding sequence atgaggagaaaaaaaacattctggAGTTGCTTGATTTCTTTCTCCTGGACAATGGATGGAGAGACTTTGCCTTCCACCCTGTTGCCTACACTGAATGCTTCATATGGTTCCTCCATCACACTGGAGCAGAAGACAACATTTGCCTTTGTAGTCTTATTGTTCATCATTTTAGGTGTCTTGATTGTTAGATGTTTCAGAATTCTTTTAGATCCTTACAGAAGTATGCCAACTTCAACTTGGGCAGATGGTGTTACTGGATTGGAAAAAGGACAGTTTGACTATGCACTGGCCTAA